In the Haloterrigena turkmenica DSM 5511 genome, GGCAGTCCGCGTCGGTGAACGCGATGATATCGTGGCTCGCTGCGTCGACCCCACGATTGCGCGACGCGCCGATACCGAGGGGGTTCGCGGCCGATCCGACGGGGACGACCCGGAGCCGCCCCCGGTCGGCGAGTTCGTGTGCACGGGCCTCCTCGACGGTCCCGTCCGTTGAGCCGTCGTCGACGACGACGACCTCGTACTCGGGATATTCGAGGGCTTCGAGTGCGTCGAGGCAGCCGACCAGGTGGTCGCGAGCGTCCCTGACCGTGACGACGACCGAGACCGGCGGCGCGTACGACTCGTCTCGGGACGGCGCCCACTCGAGGAAGCCGCGGCGGTGCAACCGCTCGAACAGCCGGGCGACCGCGTCGGGGTCGGTGTCAATTTCGGCGGCGACGGCGGCCGGCGACCGAAACGCGTCGATGTCGAGGGCGGCGACGGCGGTAGCGCCGGTATCGTTGAGTCGCGTCACCGTGAGGGGACGCCTCGAGAACAGCACCGACCCCCGACAAGAGACACCGTCCCACAGCCGATATCGGCCGGTCGCGTCGTTCGAATCGTCGAGTGACGAGTCTATCGTGACCTGCATGAAATTCACATCCGTATCCGGGAGCATCGTGGTGTCTTGACTGTAAACCGTCCTGTCCCCGCCGGGAGTCGCGACCCGCGCGGTGAATCGGCGTCGTCGGACATGCGCGGGTGCGATCAGTCGCCGGAGAGGATGGCTCGCAGTTGCGGATCCTCGCCGTTCGGATCGTCGCTGCCCATCGCGACCGCGGGACACCCCTCGTTGTCGTCGATCCGATTGCGGAGCGAGGCGATGTCGTCCCACGCCGCCTGGAATCCGTCCTCGGTGACGTTGCCGGACGCGAGGCCGTCCCACTGCGTGAACGCGCAGGGATAGACGTCGCCGACGGGATCGACGAGACACGTCATCGAGCCGGCGCCGCACTCCTTCAGCGTATTGTTCCGGACCTCACCGAGGGCGTTGAGGTAGAAGAAGGAGTCGCCCGTGCGGACGTCGGGGCGCTCCTCGAGCCAGCCGTGGAGGTACTCGATCTGTTCCTGCTCGAGGCGGAATCGGTCCCACGTGTCCTCGCCGCGACCGCTCGGACGGAACCGATTGAGCCGCAGCCCCGCCCCGTGGTCCTCCGCGAGGTCGTAGACGTCGGGCAGGTCGTAGACGTTCTGACGTGTCACGACCGTGTTCACGGTCGTTCCGATGTCCCGGGACTCGAGGCGCTCGAGCGTCTCGACGATCTGGTCGTAGACGCCCTCTCCGCGGATCGCGTCGTTCGCCTCCCGGAGGCCGTCCATGCTCACCTGCAGGAAGAGCGGATCCATCGCTTCGATCCGATCGAGAGTCTCCTCGTCCAGTTGAGTGCCGTTCGTGCTCACGCACGTCGAAATATCCCGGTCCGTCAGCTCCTCGAGCAGCTCGAGCATATCGGGCCGAATAAACGGCTCTCCGCCGCCGATGTTGACCTGAAAGACGTCCATCTCGTCGAGTTCGTCGATGAACGCCATCGCTTCCTCGGTCGAGAGTTCGTCCGGCTGCTGGTGGCCCGGACCGCTACCGGAGAGGCAGTGGTCGCAGTGGAGATTGCACCCGAGCGTCACTTCCCACGTGATCGTTACGGGAGCCGAGAGTGGTCCACTCGGCATGATCACTGCGTCTCCAGGAAGTTTCGGTCGACGAGTCGCTCGACGAGAGAGGGGGAGTACTCCCGTTCGATCTCGTCGCGCCGTCGCCCGTCGCCGACGAACTCGAGGACGTCGACGACCGTCTCGGAGACCTCGTAGAGCGACGCGTCCTCGTAGCCGTAGTTCTCGTGATCGTACACCAGTCCGGACTCCGCCTCGCGGCGATACTTGACGTGGTCGGGGATGCGGATCGTGGCGCTCATGATCAGTAGACGCCGCAGATCCCGTCGATCCGGAGCTCTTCCGAGACGAGATCCTCCTCGATCTCGGGAGTCTCCTCGGCGTTCCCGTCGTTCTCGGCGTCGTGTTCGTCCGAGTCATTCCGGGACCGATCCGACGGAGTCCGAGACTCGTCTGACGCAGTCTGTGACATACACTCGCACAGATGACGGCCCCGTATATATAATGTGGGGCGGATGCGCGTCCCGTGCAACGATTAGCGGGTTCGCGACGTGAGTGAGTCGGGTATCGGCGGATTCCGTGCACGTCGACGGCGGATTGACTGCCCGCGAAGCGTGCGAAAACCTACTTGGCGACGGCGGCGAAACGAGTGCGTATGACTCATCTGGAAGTCGAGGCGCTAACCGAGTGTACGTGGCGCGACGTCGAGACGGCTATCGACGATGGGCGCACGACGGTCATCGTCCCGATCGGAGCGACGGAACAACACGGTCCCCACCTCCCGTTGCGGACCGACACGACGATCGGCGACGCCATCGCGGAGCGACTCGCGAACCGGCTGGGCGACGCGCTCGTCGGCCCGGCGATCCCGTTCGGCCCCTCCCGCGAGCACGAGGCGTTCCCGGGGACCGTCTCGATCTCGCCCCGAACGCTCCGGACGCTGCTCGGCGACTACGTCGCCTCCCTCGAGCGAAGCGGCTTCGAACGGGTCGTCCTCCTGCCGAGCCACGGCGGAAGCTTCGCGAGCGTCGCCGCGGCTCACCCGGAACTCGCCTGCTCGCACGACGTCGACGTCGTCGCCATCGACGACCTCGGGAGGTACCTCGAGCTGCTCAACGAGGGGCTCGATCGAGCCGGAATCGACCACCGAGAGCCGGTCGTCCACGCCGGAGCCGTCGAGACGGCCGTGATGCTCGCCGTCGATCCCGACGCCGTTCGCGCTGACCGCGCACCCGACGGATACGACGGTCCCGTGTCGGCGGCGAAACTGTACCGGGACGGCATCGACGCCTACTCGCCGAACGGTGTTCTAGGCGACGCGCGTCCCGCGACCGCCGACGTCGGAGAAACGATCCTCGAGCACGTCGTCGATGCGTACGCCGCGGAGGTGCGCGACGAGTTCGAGGCGCTTCGCCGAGACTCGAGGGAGGTCGAATGAGGACGGTCAGTTCGGCTCAGTTTTGCGGGAATACGAAATATAGTGAAAATTTATTTATATAGATGTGGCTTTGCGTATTCAGCTCTCGCTTTCGAATACTGTTCGATATTTCGAGAGATGTGGTACGCAGTGTGCATAACCGACCACACAGAATGGAGTCATCGGCTCGACCGACGATTCGCCACTAACCAGGTCCGGATCGGAGCGCAACTGGCGAGTCTGCGACCCGGTCGAGGAACAGCGGTGGTAGGCCACCATCGGTGATCCGGACGAATTTCGACAGCCGAAAGCCGAATCGAGCGGCAAACGGGTGTGTATCGAGTGCGTTTATTCGGCCCCTCCAAAGAACGTTCGACAGCGCTACTACCGTAGTTTTCAGTAGCGAGCCGTGACTCATCACTGTCGCTAACCGCCCTCGTTCTCGGAGCCGGAGCAAGACGAAAAAGGGAGAGACAAATGTGGCGGATTACCGTTATTTAGGGGGAGCAGTATCGACTTCAACTATCGGTACACTACTCGAGTAACAATGTTTACTCAGTTGTCAGTATTGAATGCCGAACAGAGAGGAGCTATCGGTGTGAGAGGTTCACCGGCGGGACCGTTCTCCGTGAAAGAGTTGTCTCATACTCTTATCTAAGAATATGAGCTGTGGATCATAGATTTTGATCTTAGAAAAGATTGGTGGGGTATCGGCGTCGTCGCAATGAGCAGGTATCGGCTTCTTGGCGCCCTGCATCGACGGTTAGCGGGGCTTCCGCCGTCGTAGACGCGAAGTGCGTTCGTGAAAGTACATCGACGTGAACTGTCAAGCGTAGTCTGACAACGTCGTCGAAATGAGAACCGTCCCCTCAACGAACGAGCGCGAGCGAGTCGAGGTGATATCGACGTGAGCGGGCCCCGTAGTGCCCGAATCCCGTTTTCAAGCGAGCGGCGTCGACGGTTACGGTGACTGCATGACTTACTCTC is a window encoding:
- the mftC gene encoding mycofactocin radical SAM maturase (MftC is a radical SAM/SPASM enzyme that catalyzes the first two steps in biosynthesis of the electron carrier mycofactocin from the terminal Val-Tyr dipeptide of the precursor peptide MftA.) is translated as MPSGPLSAPVTITWEVTLGCNLHCDHCLSGSGPGHQQPDELSTEEAMAFIDELDEMDVFQVNIGGGEPFIRPDMLELLEELTDRDISTCVSTNGTQLDEETLDRIEAMDPLFLQVSMDGLREANDAIRGEGVYDQIVETLERLESRDIGTTVNTVVTRQNVYDLPDVYDLAEDHGAGLRLNRFRPSGRGEDTWDRFRLEQEQIEYLHGWLEERPDVRTGDSFFYLNALGEVRNNTLKECGAGSMTCLVDPVGDVYPCAFTQWDGLASGNVTEDGFQAAWDDIASLRNRIDDNEGCPAVAMGSDDPNGEDPQLRAILSGD
- the mftB2 gene encoding mycofactocin biosynthesis chaperone MftB2; this translates as MSATIRIPDHVKYRREAESGLVYDHENYGYEDASLYEVSETVVDVLEFVGDGRRRDEIEREYSPSLVERLVDRNFLETQ
- the mftA gene encoding mycofactocin precursor MftA (Mycofactocin is a small molecule electron carrier derived from the final two amino acids, Val-Tyr, of MftA, the mycofactocin precursor. It plays a role in redox homeostasis and the metabolism of alcohols and aldehydes in Actinobacteria, including Mycobacterium tuberculosis.), whose translation is MSQTASDESRTPSDRSRNDSDEHDAENDGNAEETPEIEEDLVSEELRIDGICGVY
- the mftE gene encoding mycofactocin biosynthesis peptidyl-dipeptidase MftE; amino-acid sequence: MTHLEVEALTECTWRDVETAIDDGRTTVIVPIGATEQHGPHLPLRTDTTIGDAIAERLANRLGDALVGPAIPFGPSREHEAFPGTVSISPRTLRTLLGDYVASLERSGFERVVLLPSHGGSFASVAAAHPELACSHDVDVVAIDDLGRYLELLNEGLDRAGIDHREPVVHAGAVETAVMLAVDPDAVRADRAPDGYDGPVSAAKLYRDGIDAYSPNGVLGDARPATADVGETILEHVVDAYAAEVRDEFEALRRDSREVE